A section of the Pseudanabaena mucicola str. Chao 1806 genome encodes:
- the msrB gene encoding peptide-methionine (R)-S-oxide reductase MsrB, whose product MSKDSAIALDLDIDSTKVNKKYKIMKTEEEWKQILTPEQFRVLRKHGTERAFTSPLDKEYSKGTYHCAGCDLPLFTSDTKFNSGTGWPSFFQPIEGAIATTIDNSFFMKRIEVHCSRCGGHLGHVFNDGPKPTGQRYCMNGVSLKFIPS is encoded by the coding sequence ATATCCAAAGACTCAGCGATCGCTTTAGACTTAGATATAGACTCAACTAAAGTAAATAAGAAGTATAAAATCATGAAAACTGAAGAAGAATGGAAACAAATCCTCACACCAGAGCAGTTTCGCGTTTTACGCAAGCATGGCACTGAGCGAGCCTTTACGAGTCCATTAGATAAAGAATATAGTAAGGGTACATATCACTGTGCGGGTTGTGATTTGCCTTTGTTTACATCTGATACTAAGTTCAATAGTGGTACAGGCTGGCCGAGCTTTTTTCAACCCATTGAAGGGGCGATCGCCACGACGATTGATAATTCCTTTTTCATGAAGCGTATTGAAGTTCATTGCAGCCGATGTGGAGGACATTTAGGTCATGTCTTTAATGATGGTCCCAAACCCACTGGACAACGCTACTGCATGAATGGCGTATCTCTTAAATTTATTCCCAGCTAA